The stretch of DNA TCTAATTACCCATGATCCTTCAGTCACGTCTGCAGTGAAGATGTTAACCTTCTGTCACTGTGTGGAGTCTATCTGACCTTTGGTCCACCAGGTTTCTCTGTCAGTGCAGATTCAGCTCACTGCAAAGGCACAGAGAGCACAGGCCACAATTCACTATGAAACTAATCATCTTGAATTGACCCAAAATCAACTTAGAAGAAAAAAGAGCAAATGATCCTAAAAGAAAGCTGTTACAGCAAAAACATTATCCACAGTTAACTCACACATTGACCTCTAATTTCTGCTGTTTACATGAAAGGCTGCCATCCTCAGCCAGAATAACCATATAATCCATACCATCAGAGGCACAGGCTGAAAGGTCTCTGAACAACATCAAGCTGTGGACCAGTGGACAGTCGTCTGTCTGCCTGCtgggaaagagaagaagaagaaagcagaaagaaGTTATGCAAATATCTAAAACCCACCTGTAACCAAGTCTGAGTAAACATTTCATGGATAACAAAGATTAGGGTGAAAGAAAAGATGCACGAGCACTGGGACATttcttatatagtgctaaaGATCAAAAACCACCCAGAGTACTTCATCCAACTAAATCTATCAGCATAAAACATGAGGTGTTCCCTGGATACTGAAGATATCCATAATACCATTCCTTGCTTTTGGGAGCTTCAGCAGTAATCAGCAGAAATATTAAAACAGTGGGAAAAACTGAGTTTATAAATATGAGCCATCTGAATAAAAGCCTCTGAATTATGTGGAGTCTCTAAATGTGCCTGCAGAAACCATCTAAACCAtagaaacataaataaatgaactctatgactggtaaaaagaaagaatgacGACTAACATACCAAATTATGAACcttattctatcgattattccatcgattaatcggataagaaatattATTGTCATATTAACAATTCccctgcatattttaacttccctGTACAGAagttgtagctgctccatcaaCAGCTAAACAATAACTAGTGCTAATGTATATatgataaaagtgaaaaaataccACCATTTCTTTCACTGTATACACAGTTTTCTGAAAAATCTTACATGACATTTTTCCAGATCTTTGCTTTTTGTGATATACGCATTTTGTATTCTTCAGGATATTTTACGATATTCACATCTGGataatatccatttaaacatctgtgagaGATCAGATATTCCCATATTCTGTCTGGGAACATGGATACATGGCAGATCCATGAAGTTACCCATAAACTGCTCGATTGTTCCGGATACAGGCCGTTTTTGTCCAGTGAGTTCTCCTGATATCAGGAACATGTTGATCAGTGATCTGAGCTGCTCTCACACAGTGTGACCCTGAGCTTCCTCTGGATTATTCCTCTGGATTATTCCTCTGGATTATTGTGGTTCCTtcatctctctccctcctctcagcaGGTTGCTGTTATTACTGAAGTGAACCAGCTGCATCTCTGTGAATGAATTACAGCTCATTGTTAGTGGATCAGCCTCTGACTGCAGCATCACAGTAAATCTGTCCCATCAAAGTGAATCTCATTTCCTGTATCTCCTGCTGGGATCCAGAGGAGCTTCTTCCCTCCTCCCTGTTCAGGATTCCTGTGACTGCAGTGAGATTCCCTCCATCATCCCTGATCCAGCTGAAGGAAACATGGATCCATGATCATCCTGAACAGACCTGATTATAAAGCTTTAAACACTCTGATCAGCTCACAGAGCTCCTGATCTTCAGAGTGCTGTTAGAAATCTGTTCTTCATGCAGCAGCAACAGGAAGCAGTTTTCCTTCCAGCAGtgtgaaggtcagaggtcagccaTGAGTTTAACAGGCTGCTGATAAAAACTCAGATCCATCAGCAGCTCATGGATGAAACACAGTCATAATGAACATTTATATGATCTGCTCCTCTTCGGTTAATATGGATGGGCTGATGGGCTgtcgctatgaattatgggattttttttccttccatcaAGGATGGTCCCAGTGTCtcctctgctaaaggaggcATTCCTCAGAGTTTGGAGAACTGGAACAGCTCTGATGATGGAGCCTCGCAGATACTTCAGGGTCTCCTCTCAGGGAGGAACCTTCCTCACACAAATGAACTGCAGGAACACAAccagcaaacagaaaaatgctgcaaatgctctcaaaacacaacagaagtgtTTTTGGAGAAACAATAATGTGATGGACCAGCTGTGGAAGTGCAAACAGCAAACATGCATCTGCAGCATCATATGAATCATGTGATTcaaacacacattactgcagGTTTTCCTCCCTCCCAGCACTGATGGACCCTCTGCTTCTTTAACCTTTTACCTCCGAACGTGTCGAACACGACACAATGTAcgtcaaaagtgccgccgttcgcagacttccggcaacaaatactgtaatacccCATAGGGCTGTGAAGTACAATTtttgagctttcaggaaccgtctgaatgttttcaataggacaaacggttgctgagttacggtaaaaagccaCTACACTACATCTTAATTAGCTGTTCGTGATTAGTAAGGGCAGGGAATGGGCGCTTCAGCGGAGATCGCCTGGTGTTAAAGGCTTAAAGTGTGTCTCCTTCACATGTTCTGGTTTCTGTCACACTTTTGTCTCCTCAGAAACTCTTCTGTTGTGTTCTgtcagtgtttttctattcacTGGTACTTTCTTAAGTTGCCGTGTGTTTGACCTCTCTGGGTCACCATACTTAACAGTATTTTTATCAGTGCACATGAATACAGTGATCACTGAAGTATGATATTAATAACAGGAACTAATAATGTCTTCCAGTTCAGCCCTACGTCAGAATTCGGTCCATGATGCCTCACTCCAGTCACCATCCTGCCATGTTGGTCTGCAGCGTCTACGACTTCTACCCCAAATACATCAAAGTGAGCTGGCTCAGAGATGGACAGGAAGTCTCCTCTGATGTCACTTCCACTGAGGAGATGGCAGATGGTGATTGGTACTACCAGACCCACTCCCACCTGGAGTACACGCCCAGGTGAGTCTACATCAGGTCAGGTCCATAACATTGTTCTGGAAACCAGAACAACTTTTAATATGAAGTCTGCACTGAAGCTTAAAGGTTTAagtcctggtccagatctgagcGGTCTGTGTGAGTCAGTGATGTTGGTCTGTGTTGAAGGTCTGGAGAGAAGATCTCCTGTGTGGTGGAGCACGCCAGCCTGAAGGAACCTCTGAGAACTGACTGGGGTAAATACCTGTCTGCCTGCACACACCTGTCTGTTTGCTTACCTGTGTGACTCTCACCTGTGTGTCCACCTGTGTGTCCTCAGACCCGTCCATGCCTGAGTCAGAGAGGAACAAGCTCGCCATCGGAGCCTCAGGACTGATCCTGGGTCTGATCTTATCTCTGGCTGGATTCATCTACTACAAGAGGAAGGCCCGAGGTCAGAGCAGGACTCTCACTCACAGACCAGTTCATACCAGACTGGAACCAGTTTAGACCAGACTAACTAGTATACATTCATATTAGTATTTGTAATAGCCTGTTTTggagttttaaaatgaattttcaGGCTGTTTTAAACCAGTTTCAGCCCATTTTAGTACCAGAACCTTTTCATTTCGGACCATTTCCAGTTTCAGGCTGCAGCCATGTTTCAAAGCCAGTTTCTGCTTTCAGAGGACCCTCAGACCTGGTCCAAGTCCTGAAACTGGAAACTTTACTGAATTCTTGGTGCTGATCAGTTCATGATGTGGTTCAGAGTTTGTTGTTGACTCATCTCTTCTTTCTCCAGGTCGTATCCTGGTTCCCACTAACTGATCCTGATCCTGATCCTGGTCCTGTTTGTGTCTGATGGAATAAGAagcagctgcttcc from Archocentrus centrarchus isolate MPI-CPG fArcCen1 unplaced genomic scaffold, fArcCen1 scaffold_41_ctg1, whole genome shotgun sequence encodes:
- the LOC115776944 gene encoding H-2 class II histocompatibility antigen, E-S beta chain-like; translation: MASSFLCFTLLFITIYTADGFMMYTVDRCNFNSTELKDIEFIRSYYYNMMEVVRFDSSVGKYVGFTEFGVKQEEAWNKDQGQLAAMRAQKETYCKQHVDVYSNTALTKSVQPYVRIRSMMPHSSHHPAMLVCSVYDFYPKYIKVSWLRDGQEVSSDVTSTEEMADGDWYYQTHSHLEYTPRSGEKISCVVEHASLKEPLRTDWDPSMPESERNKLAIGASGLILGLILSLAGFIYYKRKARGRILVPTN